The following nucleotide sequence is from Salvia miltiorrhiza cultivar Shanhuang (shh) chromosome 7, IMPLAD_Smil_shh, whole genome shotgun sequence.
ACAAATTATGATGTTGTCAGTTTAAATAACAGGCACACTACATGATGCATATTATCAGGTGTAGCATAAAAATGACTGATCCAAAaaagtattgatttaatttaagaaaaagATATACTTACACGTCTGGGCTCCTTATGAACCAGTCTAATTTCCCTGAATCCAATAAATGGCCGAAAAAGATCTAAGTGCAAGTCAAGGAATAAAATTCAGAATGTAACAGTTATAAAGCCGAGAAGATGACATGATCCTCTACGGGGTCCTTATCTCTTCTTATGTCTGCATGTAAAACTCCATAATCCTGGCAAAAAGTTGGTGATTGTCTTTTGCACGAACAAACTAAATATACAAGATGCTGAAATAATATGAGGGTGGCAACATGACATAAAATACTACTGCTAGCGCCTAACCCCACAAGAATAAATAAGGAAAATAGAGTACAAGAGAACCATAAGGAAACCAATATTTGGCAATGCCTAAGTAGTGACGGATAGCATTCTGAAtctcgggggggggggggggggggggggggggagccACTCTAAGAAAGACAAGCGAAAACTATCAAGGATACGTCCTATTTCTCTTCTTGTACAGTCAGTTGGAAGCCCGTCAATAAACAGAATGTTTGATTCTGCTGCAGGAACAGTATTGCCATCAGTCCTTGTTATGGAACTGGGCTTGTCATAACCAACATCAGGATTTACAGCGTTGATCCCTGAAGCAACATCTCTCTGGCGAACTGACACATTAGGATCCTCATAAGAAGATGGGTAGCCTCTGTAGCTAGCTCCAGCAACCAATCCAGTGATATCAGGTTCGGCGCGGACACTAGGAATGTCATCTATGCCATATGCCCCAGAGCGGGATGATATGATCTAATCcaaaaccaaaaaagaaaaggtacCATTTGTTCAACAATTGGAACGATATGTGCACGGATGTATAAGAGATGAAACTCACATCTTTATGTAAAAAATCTGAGGAAGCAGTCCGTGGATCAACGGAGCTATACGCATTATAATTGGCGAGAGTTGATGTTTCAGACGACAAGTAACCTGGAAAAGTTGCCTGAGGTTCAGACGACAAGTAGCCTGGAAAAGTTGCCTGAGGTACGTGTCCTGTTGCAGCAGACTATATAACTATGAGACCTCAAGATATAACTAAACCACATAAGGAAAGAAATATTGAGAGCAGAGGAACTTTATGAGGTCCGCTATTTACAAAGTTCAAGTACATATTACAAATTCCATGTGTGGTAACTTCTGCAATGAAACCGGCTATGGTAGATAATATATAAGTCAAGGATTATTGTTGCTACCAGGGCTTCCATTCTCTAAATCGCCTATATGCGAAGTCATGTGATCCAAAAGTTGAGGGCACTTATAAGAAATTTATACTTTCAAATAAGTAAATTCTTCATAATTATATGACTCCTTTCGAACCAATTCCCCCTGGTCTGTGTACTTTGCTCTAAAAGATATGCAAGCTCTTCATTCACATTTCATCTTTCAAAGGTTAAATTAAATTGTTCTTGAATATTTTTCACAAATATTCTTCTACTCCACACCTttttcaataatattttctcttcttAAAGATGTTCAAATAGATATTGCACTTTGGATCGGAACAAGATAGCAAGAAATCGTGAGAAACAACAGGGGAAAATATTCAACAAGGAGAACTTGTGATTAGCATTTATACTGAAGCTGGAACAAATGAATGTAAAAAGATGCGCTTCAACCATGAAGAGCTAAGCAAGGTCTTTTGAATCTCAGTGGACAGAATCGGTGACAAATTTGAAGAAACTGGTCAATGCAGTTCAAAGTTATCGACTAACATAATTTTAAGTAagcacgaatttcttggctgTGCTCTCCCAAAAGTACAAAGGCGCAATGCAGCCAAAAGTCTACTCTCTAACGTCCCTCTGCAAtcaatccactctaaaatcttTTGTTTTGAACTTAACATACACCTCACTATTATCAAATTCTTATCTGAAAAGTGAAAATGCACATGAATTCGTCCTAAACCATGTTCATATCTccaatccactctaaaatcatttatttaaaattaactaAGCAGTAACACCTCACTATTATCACCACATGAATTCGTCGTAATCCATATTTATTTCCCCTTCCCCCAATTCACTCAATAAACACCACAGCAACCCAGACTTCCACGGCAGGTACCAATAATCAAACAAACTATCTTCAACGCTACATAATGACTCATAATGAGCTCGAATAATCCAATATCTGGACAAATTAAAAGCCGTATATCAGCATAGAGTTACGGAAATTCATGTGCAAATGTTCGTATATACAGTAGCTGCACTTGAGCAAATCACCGAATTCAAAGTTAAGGTATGCTGTAAATTTCAGAAATTGCAACAAAGGCAAGCGTGCATACCTATCTCCGATGATGACGGACGACCTCCGGCGCCGGGATATCGCCAGTAAGGATCCCCCATTTTAAGGAAAAGAATTGTGATgaattttgtttcaaaataggGTTTTATGTTTTATCTTTGGTTAGAGAAAATTAATGAAGTTTTCGATTTAATATTCAAGCGGAATATTAAATTTTACTCAATTTGTCCCCaatatttattcataaaataCTTCAGTACAAGTTTTAAATAAAAGTTACTATTAACAAAGTTgtttttttttaggggaatTAACAAAGTTGTTAAGAGTATTAATAGtgaaaaaatttatataaataatattatcttcGTTCAATAAAAATGTGTACTTTTTGTCATTTACATGTCATTCACAAGAATGTATAGTTTCCTTATTTATTTTCGTGTCATTcacaagaatatatatataaacgagTTTTAAACGTCAAAAATTTCCTATCCTCTTAATTTTCCCAtcaaatgttttattttttctatttaattatttccaaaaaatTGTTACTTtcaattcataaaaatattcaatataaatattaagaaaatatccttaattcaatataaatattaaattaatttttattctttctcatttttatctttattgaactttttttttattttattcttcgtttgttggtaaaaaaaaataagtagatgtcatttttttatttcaaaaaagtttacatgattgtttaattaaaattattttgaatttttaaatcctgataaaaaaaattgaattttaaatatttttaaagtaTACTAATTCCATCCACAATAATTATGATGTTGATGGgaggacacgagttttaagaaaatattgtgAGATATATATAAAGTGAAAAAAGAGACTCACCAAATTGATTTGTAAGCTCATTCAAAGTGTAACAAAATAAGTTTAAAAACAACTTAGaagttgtaaaaataagttTCATGAACTTATAAGCTTCTGAAAAAATAACTTCATCTACTCAACTTATTTATCTATAATGTTATATTcaacaatcattttataaatatcattCAATATTTATGAATGGATCTTAAGTGAACCGAAttaaatttagggttaattacgccaaaactCATGAACTATACCCCGATTTCCAAATTTaccattaactttttttttatcagcaattccctgaatttaaggGGTTGACCAATTTTTCCATGCTTTctaaaaatccccaaattcatAGCTGACATGACATTTTTAAGTGACCGGAGATATGACATGGCATTGTCGGACGGgaaccaaaacgacgtcgtttagttggagggtaaaacgacgtcgttttaccccaaccccccccccctctctctctctcttagatGGGGGTTGAGCTCGCAAAAAATCGAGCTTGCTAGAAatcgagcagcagcagtcgAGCCCAACCATGCCTCCCAGATTCACAGCCTCCAAGACATCAAGATGGTGGAGCTATTCCTTGGCGAAGGGCTCGAATTGGGAGAGAACCCTAATTGCTTGATCTTGGAAAAACCCCTTTAGCTCGATCTGGGAGGCGGCAGATCTGCGGAGGTGGTTGGAAAGAGGAAGGCGGCAGATCTATTGACGGTGGGAGGTAAAACGACGACGGCGAAGCTCTTGGAGGCGGCGACTGATGGAGGGTCTGCGGGGGTGGCTCGGGAGAGgaaggcggcggatctggtgatTATGGTGGGTAAAACGACGACGACGAAGCTCTTGGAGGCGGCGACTGATGGAGGGTCTGAGGGGGTGGTTGAGGAGAGGAAGGCGGTTGATCTGGTGACGGTGGGAGGTAAAACGACGACGACAAAGCTCTTCAgaggcggtggagagagaggtgtgGTGGCAGGGGAGCGAGGCGGATGGACGATGTAGCGGAGGTCTGGAACGGTGATGCCGAGGGAGAAGAGAAAATTGATATTTGGAATATTAGTAGTGGCGGCGATGACGGAGGAATGGAAGTTGAGGCAGTGGAGAAAATATCCTCCTCCGAtaacggcggcggtggaggagcaGCCACCTGTGGTGGCGGCTGTAATGGCTGGATGGAGCCATGGCTGCAGGCAATCCTCCGGTGGACTTCCACGGACATAGAAGAGAGGAGGAAGTCAAAGGAAatgagtttttgttttttctttgtttttttttgttttttttttccaagtgTCAATCTTTCAGTCCAATAGGCGCCATATCAGCTCAGTAATACCACGTATGCGACAGGTCAGCTCGGAGCTTCACCGGAGCAaaaaagcatggaaaaattgGTCAACCccttaaattcagggaattgctgataaaaaaatagttcatggtAAATTTAGAAATTGGGGTATAGTTCATGggttttggcgtaatt
It contains:
- the LOC130995078 gene encoding RNA-binding protein 2-like isoform X2, whose protein sequence is MGDPYWRYPGAGGRPSSSEIGHVPQATFPGYLSSEPQATFPGYLSSETSTLANYNAYSSVDPRTASSDFLHKDIISSRSGAYGIDDIPSVRAEPDITGLVAGASYRGYPSSYEDPNVSVRQRDVASGINAVNPDVGYDKPSSITRTDGNTVPAAESNILFIDGLPTDCTRREIGHLFRPFIGFREIRLVHKEPRRRGDKAMVLCFVEFTDAKCAVTAMEALQGFIFISPSFQFSPPTHPTFLDNLPVAAYQHKIGFRSHVHL
- the LOC130995078 gene encoding RNA-binding protein 2-like isoform X3 → MGDPYWRYPGAGGRPSSSEIGHVPQATFPGYLSSEPQATFPGYLSSETSTLANYNAYSSVDPRTASSDFLHKDIISSRSGAYGIDDIPSVRAEPDITGLVAGASYRGYPSSYEDPNVSVRQRDVASGINAVNPDVGYDKPSSITRTDGNTVPAAESNILFIDGLPTDCTRREIGHLFRPFIGFREIRLVHKEPRRRGDKAMVLCFVEFTDAKCAVTAMEALQGYKFDDKKPEAPLLRIHFAHFPFHLPSDRDDPRAGVPR
- the LOC130995078 gene encoding RNA-binding protein 2-like isoform X1; this encodes MGDPYWRYPGAGGRPSSSEIDIGLFELIMSHYVALKIVCLIIGHVPQATFPGYLSSEPQATFPGYLSSETSTLANYNAYSSVDPRTASSDFLHKDIISSRSGAYGIDDIPSVRAEPDITGLVAGASYRGYPSSYEDPNVSVRQRDVASGINAVNPDVGYDKPSSITRTDGNTVPAAESNILFIDGLPTDCTRREIGHLFRPFIGFREIRLVHKEPRRRGDKAMVLCFVEFTDAKCAVTAMEALQGYKFDDKKPEAPLLRIHFAHFPFHLPSDRDDPRAGVPR